The proteins below come from a single Lepeophtheirus salmonis chromosome 4, UVic_Lsal_1.4, whole genome shotgun sequence genomic window:
- the LOC121116671 gene encoding uncharacterized protein, translating to MKTHQISFFILLIKVVVSFATLPAELNEENLEPKSKDLTVVTLKKPKVCTQNAQEGDFMKVHYTGRFKDEDGKIFDSSKNRGHTFNFVLGKGQAIQAYEIGLPGMCVGETRVLYVPSDLAYGEIGYPPTIPPNSDLYFLVDLVHIDRS from the coding sequence atgaaaactcATCAAATCTCCTTCTTCATTCTCCTCATAAAAGTAGTCGTCTCCTTTGCCACACTCCCAGCTGAACTCAACGAAGAGAATTTGGAGCCAAAGTCTAAGGACCTGACTGTGGTCACACTCAAAAAACCAAAAGTATGTACTCAAAATGCTCAAGAGGGAGATTTTATGAAAGTCCATTACACTGGACGATTCAAGGATGAGGacggaaaaatatttgatagctCAAAGAATAGGGGTCATACATTTAACTTTGTTCTAGGCAAGGGACAAGCCATCCAAGCCTATGAAATAGGACTTCCAGGTATGTGTGTGGGAGAGACTCGAGTTTTATATGTTCCTTCTGATCTTGCTTATGGAGAAATTGGATATCCTCCAACGATTCCTCCTAATTCCGATCTGTACTTTCTGGTGGATCTCGTACATATAGATCGAtcctaa
- the LOC121116668 gene encoding cuticle protein 19.8-like has protein sequence MFRSILVCALIASVFADNPVYQAAPAPAYKQPSAYKPATYDESPKPYNYQYAVNDDYSGVNFSAQENSDAKVISGSYTVALPDGRIQTVSYTVDEYSGYVADVKYEGTASYPKYEPKPAYKSAPAPAYKSAPTPAYKPAPSYKA, from the coding sequence ATGTTCAGATCCATCCTTGTTTGTGCCCTTATTGCCTCAGTTTTCGCAGACAACCCAGTTTACCAGGCTGCACCTGCTCCAGCTTATAAACAACCTTCAGCATACAAACCTGCCACCTATGACGAATCACCAAAGCCATACAACTACCAATACGCTGTGAATGATGACTACTCTGGTgtcaacttctctgctcaagaAAACTCTGATGCTAAGGTGATCTCTGGTTCCTACACCGTTGCTCTTCCGGATGGTCGTATCCAAACTGTGAGCTATACCGTAGATGAATACTCTGGTTATGTCGCTGATGTTAAATACGAAGGAACTGCCTCTTACCCCAAGTATGAGCCAAAGCCTGCTTACAAGTCTGCCCCTGCTCCTGCATACAAGTCTGCTCCTACTCCAGCCTATAAGCCAGCTCCTTCCTACAAAGcctaa
- the LOC121116240 gene encoding cuticle protein 19.8, with the protein MFRSVLICALIASVFADNTVYQAAPAPAYKQPPAYKPATYDESLKPYNYQYAVNDDYSGVNFSAQENSDAKVISGSYTVALPDGRIQTVSYTVDEYSGYVADVKYEGTASYPKYEPKPAYKSAPAPAYKSAPAPAYKPAPSYKA; encoded by the coding sequence ATGTTCAGATCCGTCCTCATTTGTGCCCTTATTGCTTCTGTTTTCGCAGACAACACAGTTTACCAGGCTGCACCTGCTCCAGCTTATAAACAGCCTCCAGCATACAAACCTGCCACCTATGATGAATCTCTAAAGCCATACAACTACCAATACGCTGTGAATGATGACTACTCTGGTgtcaacttctctgctcaagaAAACTCTGATGCTAAGGTGATCTCTGGTTCCTACACCGTTGCTCTTCCGGATGGTCGTATCCAAACTGTGAGCTATACCGTAGATGAATACTCTGGTTATGTCGCTGATGTTAAATACGAAGGAACTGCCTCTTACCCCAAGTATGAGCCAAAGCCTGCTTACAAGTCTGCCCCTGCTCCTGCATACAAGTCTGCTCCTGCTCCAGCCTATAAGCCAGCTCCTTCCTACAAAGCctaa
- the LOC121116667 gene encoding cuticle protein 19.8-like: MFRSILVCALIASVFADNPVYQAAPDPTYKQPSAYKPATYDESPKPYNYQYAVNDDYSGVNFSAQENSDAKVISGSYTVALPDGRIQTVSYTVDEYSGYVADVKYEGTASYPKYEPKPAYKSAPAPAYKSAPAPAYKSASAPAYKSAPTPAYKPAPSYKA; the protein is encoded by the coding sequence ATGTTCAGATCCATCCTTGTTTGTGCCCTTATTGCCTCAGTTTTTGCAGACAACCCAGTTTACCAGGCTGCACCTGATCCAACTTATAAACAACCTTCAGCATACAAACCTGCCACCTATGACGAATCACCAAAGCCATACAACTACCAATACGCTGTGAATGATGACTACTCTGGTgtcaacttctctgctcaagaAAACTCTGATGCTAAGGTGATCTCTGGTTCCTACACCGTTGCTCTTCCAGATGGTCGTATCCAAACTGTGAGCTATACCGTAGATGAATACTCTGGTTATGTCGCTGATGTTAAATACGAAGGAACTGCCTCTTACCCCAAGTATGAGCCAAAGCCTGCTTACAAGTCTGCCCCTGCTCCTGCATACAAGTCTGCCCCTGCTCCTGCATACAAGTCTGCCTCTGCTCCTGCATACAAGTCTGCTCCTACTCCAGCCTATAAGCCAGCTCCTTCCTACAAAGcctaa
- the LOC121116670 gene encoding cuticle protein 19.8-like, protein MFRSILVCALIASVFADNPVYQAAPAPAYKQPSAYKPATYDESPKPYNYQYAVNDDYSGVNFSAQENSDAKVISGSYTVALPDGRIQTVSYTVDEYSGYVADVKYEGTASYPKYEPKPAYKSAPAPAYKSAPTPAYKPAPSYKA, encoded by the coding sequence ATGTTCAGATCCATCCTTGTTTGTGCCCTTATTGCCTCAGTTTTCGCAGACAACCCAGTTTACCAGGCTGCACCTGCTCCAGCTTATAAACAACCTTCAGCATACAAACCTGCCACCTATGACGAATCACCAAAGCCATACAACTACCAATACGCTGTGAATGATGACTACTCTGGTgtcaacttctctgctcaagaAAACTCTGATGCTAAGGTGATCTCTGGTTCCTACACCGTTGCTCTTCCGGATGGTCGTATCCAAACTGTGAGCTATACCGTAGATGAATACTCTGGTTATGTCGCTGATGTTAAATACGAAGGAACTGCCTCTTACCCCAAGTATGAGCCAAAGCCTGCTTACAAGTCTGCCCCTGCTCCTGCATACAAGTCTGCTCCTACTCCAGCCTATAAGCCAGCTCCTTCCTACAAAGCctaa